Proteins co-encoded in one Brassica oleracea var. oleracea cultivar TO1000 chromosome C4, BOL, whole genome shotgun sequence genomic window:
- the LOC106341744 gene encoding nuclear poly(A) polymerase 2 isoform X1 — translation MVGTQALKSYGITKPLSVSGPSAADLKRNLELEKFLVDEGLYESKEETMRREEVLGRIDQIVKDWVKELTHQRGYSDQMTEDANALIFTFGSYRLGVHGPGADIDTLCVGPSYVNREEDFFIILRDILAEMEEVTDLQPVTDAHVPVMKFKFQGISIDLLYASISLLVVPQDLDISNSSVLSDVDEQTVRSLNGCRVADQILKLVPNFEHFRTTLRCMKYWAKRRGVYSNVTGFLGGVNWALLVARLCQLYPNAIPSMLVSRFFRVYTQWRWPNPVMLCAIEEDELGIPVWDPRKYHRDRYHLMPIITPAYPCMNSSYNVSQSTLRVMMEQFQYGNKICQDIELNKQHWSSLFEQYMFFEAYKNYLQVDVLAADAEDLLAWKGWVESRFRQLTLKIERDTNGMLMCHPQPNEYVDTSKQFRHCAFFMGLQRAEGFGGQECQQFDIRGTVDEFRQDVNMYMFWRPGMDVFVSHVRRRQLPPFVFPNGYKRFRQSKPQNQQGGEPGEPVESLSANVERHAKRKNDNELMDTRPEKPEKRASVSPPSVDVVSPECSAITTGGTPPIGIVSGPRAECLVISDIGCSIPNVEVEAEKLINNSTEIINVSQNEHNSGSKQNVEVDNRSLVQGCRDPSVVVTCEGGQNKEKGRVVGSESINDTDKQRLPRRPNLKEDVDRVERESMLGEIADGVLQNGLCGRNLDHEGFLAAASLDSSGEHRNLHSDGLLKSGLSEELQRNNLLMGMGRPEDGARSESLQNSLMRHVLLQPIVNLCKS, via the exons ATGGTGGGAACTCAAGCTCTTAAAAGCTATGGAATCACGAAGCCGCTTTCTGTTTCTGGTCCTTCCGCGGCTGATTTGAAGCGTAATTTGGAGCTGGAGAAG TTTCTGGTTGATGAGGGGCTGTACGAGAGCAAGGAGGAAACCATGCGGCGAGAGGAAGTTCTTGGACGCATTGACCAG ATTGTAAAAGACTGGGTGAAAGAGTTGACTCATCAGAGGGGATATTCAGATCAGATGACGGAGGACGCTAACGCTCTCATTTTCACTTTTGGATCTTACCGCCTTGGA GTGCACGGACCTGGGGCTGATATTGATACTTTATGTGTTGGCCCATCTTATGTCAACCGAGAG GAGGATTTCTTCATCATCTTGCGTGATATATTGGCTGAGATGGAAGAGGTGACTGACCTTCAACCTGTTACCGATGCCCATGTCCCTGTCATGAAATTTAAGTTCCAAGGAATATCGATTGATCTTCTCTATGCTAGCATATCACTTCTTGTTGTGCCACAG GATCTGGATATCTCAAACTCTTCTGTGCTTTCTGATGTTGATGAGCAAACTGTCCGCAGTCTCAATGGTTGTAGGGTTGCTGATCAAATTCTTAAACTCGTTCCAAATTTTGAG CACTTCCGGACAACATTAAGATGCATGAAGTACTGGGCTAAGAGGCGTGGGGTCTATTCAAAT GTTACTGGATTTCTTGGTGGCGTAAACTGGGCGCTTCTGGTTGCACGCCTGTGCCAGCTTTATCCAAATGCTATTCCCAGTATGTTGGTTTCTCGATTCTTTAGAGTGTATACACAATGGCGTTGGCCGAATCCAGTCATGCTTTGTGCAATAGAAGAGGATGAGCTTGGGATTCCTGTCTGGGATCCACGAAAGTATCACCGTGACCGCTATCATCTTATGCCAATAATAACTCCTGCTTACCCATGCATGAATTCTAGTTACAATGTCTCCCAGAGCACTCTTCGTGTTATGATGGAGCAATTCCAGTATGGTAACAAGATCTGTCAG GATATTGAGTTAAACAAACAACACTGGAGTTCCTTATTTGAGCAATATATGTTCTTCGAGGCATATAAAAATTACCTTCAGGTTGATGTACTAGCAGCAGATGCAGAAGATTTATTGGCTTGGAAGGGTTGGGTGGAGTCAAGGTTCCGGCAGCTGACCTTGAAG ATAGAACGAGACACAAATGGGATGTTAATGTGCCATCCTCAACCAAATGAGTATGTGGACACTTCCAAGCAGTTTCGGCATTGTGCTTTTTTCATGGGCTTGCAAAGGGCAGAAGGATTTGGTGGCCAAGAGTGTCAACAGTTTGATATACGTGGAACCGTGGATGAGTTCAGGCAAGACGTAAACATGTATATGTTTTGGAGACCTGGGATGGACGTATTTGTTTCTCATGTTCGTAGACGGCAGCTCCCACCTTTTGTTTTCCCAAACGGATATAAAAGGTTTCGGCAATCCAAGCCCCAGAATCAACAAGGCGGAGAACCTGGTGAGCCGGTTGAATCTTTATCCGCCAATGTTGAGAGACATGCCAAGAGAAAAAACGACAATGAATTGATGGATACAAGACCAGAGAAACCTGAGAAGCGTGCATCTGTTAGTCCACCTAGTGTAGATGTAGTTTCTCCTGAATGTAGTGCTATCACAACTGGTGGGACTCCCCCAATTGGCATTGTTTCAGGTCCTAGAGCCGAATGCTTAGTAATTAGTGATATTGGTTGCTCCATCCCTAATGTGGAAGTTGAGGCTGAAAAATTGATCAATAACAGCACTGAAATTATAAATGTTTCTCAAAATGAGCATAACTCTGGTAGCAAGCAAAACGTGGAAGTGGATAATAGGTCTCTAGTTCAAGGCTGCCGTGATCCTAGTGTTGTGGTAACATGTGAAGGTGGGCAGAATAAAGAAAAAGGTCGTGTTGTGGGCTCTGAATCCATCAATGACACTGACAAGCAACGTCTTCCAAGGAGACCAAATCTGAAAGAGGATGTTGATAGAGTTGAGAGGGAATCCATGTTAGGAGAAATTGCTGATGGTGTTTTGCAGAATGGATTATGTGGGCGGAACCTTGATCATGAG GGTTTTTTGGCTGCTGCAAGTTTGGATTCATCTGGGGAACATAGAAACTTGCATTCAGATGGATTGTTGAAAAGTGGTTTGTCAGAAGAACTTCAG AGAAATAATTTACTCATGGGGATGGGGAGGCCGGAAGACGGAGCTAGGTCAGAATCTTTGCAGAATTCACTGATGAGGCATGTACTTTTGCAACCCATTGTTAATTTATGCAAATCATGA